One region of Zingiber officinale cultivar Zhangliang chromosome 7B, Zo_v1.1, whole genome shotgun sequence genomic DNA includes:
- the LOC122005445 gene encoding acetylornithine aminotransferase, mitochondrial-like translates to MMHSLQTLYMSYTYTPVNPLFAFKSDKGRRFTFRAAVPKVSSCLVSDKQQKVEANPLSRESEKVIEIERNVFVGTYARAPVVFKSGKGCKLYDVDGKEYLDMTAGIAVNSLGHGDPDWLNAVVEQANTLTHVSNVYYSLPQVTLGKRLVECSFADRVFFTNSGTEANEAAIKFSRKFQRHSHPDKKNPATEFISFSNSFHGRTMGALALTSKEHYRIPFEPVMPGVTFLEYGNIKEAQKAIQPGKTAAVFVEPIQGEGGIHSATKDFLQLLRTICDDAGALLVFDEVQCGLGRTGYLWAHEAFGVIPDIMTLAKPLAGGLPIGVALTTEKVAAAINTGDHGSTFAGGPLVCHAALAVLDKIQNPVFLASVSRKGLYLKELLLEKLGDNSHVKEVRGFGLIVGIELDAQASPLVDACRDAGLLVLTAGKGNVVRLVPPLVISERELEHAVDVLTACLPSLDGNSSSPS, encoded by the exons ATGATGCATTCTCTTCAAACTCTGTACATGTCTTACACTTATACTCCAGTCAATCCACTTTTCGCGTTTAAGTCTGATAAAGGAAGGAGATTCACATTCCGAGCTGCAGTTCCAAAAGTCTCCTCATGTCTTGTTTCGGACAAACAACAGAAGGTGGAGGCAAACCCTTTGTCGAGGGAGAGTGAGAAAGTGATAGAGATAGAAAGGAATGTATTTGTTGGAACCTATGCTCGAGCTCCTGTTGTGTTTAAGAGTGGAAAGGGATGCAAGCTTTATGATGTGGATGGGAAGGAGTACCTGGACATGACGGCTGGTATTGCAGTGAACTCGCTTGGGCATGGTGATCCAGATTGGTTAAATGCTGTGGTTGAGCAGGCTAACACTCTTACCCATGTCAGTAATGTATACTATTCATTGCCTCAG GTAACTCTTGGAAAGCGCCTTGTTGAGTGCTCTTTTGCTGATCGTGTTTTCTTTACAAATTCTGGAACAGAAGCAAACGAAGCAGCTATAAAATTCTCTAGGAAGTTTCAGAGGCATTCACATCCTGACAAAAAAAATCCTGCCACTGAGTTTATTTCTTTCAGTAACAGTTTCCATGGAAGGACAATGGGTGCTCTTGCCCTGACAAGTAAAGAACACTACAGGATTCCCTTTGAACCTGTCATGCCTGGGGTAACATTCCTAGAATATGGGAATATTAAAGAAGCTCAAAAAGCAATTCAACCTGGCAAAACAGCAGCGGTCTTTGTGGAACCAATTCAGGGTGAAGGTGGAATACACAGTGCCACAAAGGACTTCCTACAGCTCCTACGAACTATATGTGATGATGCTGGAGCTCTGTTGGTATTTGATGAG GTCCAGTGTGGGTTGGGCCGAACTGGTTATCTCTGGGCCCATGAAGCTTTCGGTGTGATACCTGATATAATGACCCTCGCCAAGCCCCTCGCCGGAGGTCTACCAATTGGAGTTGCCCTCACCACTGAAAAGGTTGCAGCAGCCATAAACACTGGAGACCACGGGAGCACTTTCGCTGGAGGCCCGCTTGTTTGTCACGCTGCCCTTGCAGTGTTGGATAAAATCCAGAACCCTGTGTTTTTGGCCAGTGTAAGCCGGAAAGGACTCTACCTGAAAGAATTGCTGCTGGAGAAGCTGGGAGATAACTCTCACGTGAAAGAAGTACGTGGATTTGGGCTTATTGTCGGAATTGAGCTGGATGCCCAAGCTTCACCTCTTGTTGATGCTTGTCGAGATGCTGGCCTTTTGGTGCTGACGGCGGGTAAGGGGAATGTGGTTCGGCTTGTGCCCCCATTGGTTATATCAGAGCGGGAATTGGAGCACGCTGTTGACGTTCTAACAGCATGCTTGCCCTCTCTAGATGGTAATAGTAGTAGTCCTAGTTAA